A genome region from Paenibacillus pabuli includes the following:
- a CDS encoding CueP family metal-binding protein produces the protein MRKGILIAALFIIVVGLGIYLIADNVLTKEAGPPESTNVKELVYDISTGKVETKSASINATQLVVTDKDDQTTTYDLPEEEFFLSIAPYVEQTHPCAVHSLTGCQGELKNKELLVTIHDSEGNTFMKEEPMKTGKNGFVDLWVPRNRTYLIRIVHDGKVAESQLSTYDQDDTCITTMELK, from the coding sequence TTGAGAAAAGGAATACTCATTGCTGCCTTATTCATTATAGTGGTGGGCTTAGGAATATATCTGATTGCTGACAATGTGCTAACCAAAGAAGCAGGCCCTCCTGAATCTACCAATGTCAAGGAACTGGTATACGATATCAGTACGGGCAAAGTCGAAACCAAATCGGCCTCCATTAATGCCACCCAGTTGGTCGTTACCGATAAGGATGATCAAACGACAACCTATGATCTGCCTGAAGAAGAGTTCTTCCTTTCGATTGCACCCTATGTGGAGCAGACTCATCCTTGTGCCGTTCATAGTCTGACTGGGTGTCAGGGGGAGCTGAAGAACAAGGAGCTCCTGGTGACAATTCATGACTCCGAAGGGAATACATTTATGAAAGAAGAGCCGATGAAAACCGGAAAGAACGGATTTGTTGACCTGTGGGTACCGAGAAACCGAACATACTTGATTCGTATTGTCCATGATGGGAAGGTCGCAGAGTCCCAGCTGTCCACGTATGATCAGGATGATACGTGCATTACCACGATGGAACTGAAATAG
- a CDS encoding SDR family NAD(P)-dependent oxidoreductase, whose amino-acid sequence MGRLTGKVAIITGAASGMGLAGAQLFAREGAKVVATDVAVEALEEQVQQIVSAGGDAIALKLDVSSPESWNAVVEETVAKYGKIDILVNNAGIHIAKGILEAELEDWEKVMSINGTGVWLGMKAVIPYMQQNGQGSIVNTSSIAAIIGGIADAQGAAYSASKGSVRSLTKHGAQWFAKDNIRVNSVHPGAVFTGMVEKAGIKSQVEMGEHYKNLAPLPPHAGESMDIAYAYLFLASDESKFITGVELPVDGGWISN is encoded by the coding sequence ATGGGCAGATTAACTGGAAAAGTTGCAATTATAACAGGTGCCGCGAGCGGCATGGGATTGGCAGGGGCTCAATTGTTTGCCAGAGAAGGGGCTAAGGTTGTCGCTACCGATGTGGCTGTTGAAGCTTTGGAAGAGCAGGTGCAGCAGATCGTGTCGGCTGGCGGAGATGCCATTGCGCTTAAGCTGGATGTATCGAGTCCGGAATCGTGGAACGCTGTTGTAGAAGAAACGGTAGCGAAATATGGTAAAATAGATATTCTGGTCAACAATGCCGGAATTCACATAGCCAAGGGGATTTTGGAGGCCGAGCTGGAAGATTGGGAGAAGGTCATGTCCATTAATGGCACAGGGGTATGGCTGGGTATGAAGGCGGTTATCCCTTACATGCAGCAGAATGGACAAGGCTCTATTGTTAATACATCGTCCATCGCTGCAATCATTGGCGGAATTGCAGACGCGCAGGGGGCAGCCTATAGCGCTTCCAAAGGCTCTGTACGTTCACTGACCAAGCATGGTGCGCAGTGGTTTGCGAAAGACAATATACGGGTTAACTCTGTACATCCAGGTGCTGTATTTACCGGCATGGTGGAAAAAGCAGGCATCAAGTCACAAGTGGAGATGGGTGAGCATTACAAAAATCTGGCTCCTCTGCCTCCGCATGCCGGAGAATCCATGGATATCGCTTATGCCTATCTGTTCCTCGCTTCAGATGAATCGAAATTTATTACAGGCGTTGAGCTTCCTGTCGATGGCGGCTGGATTAGTAACTAG
- a CDS encoding ABC transporter substrate-binding protein: MKKSLNGLLLLLVFALTLAGCGSASTSSNGSAADAGEGNTSDNTQTEAASGPVTVKHKRGELTLDKPAERVVTLEWTYTEDVVALGVQPVGNADNANYKVYVTSEAALDDSVTDIGTRSEPNLEAIAALKPDLIIANADNNTAVYDQLNAIAPTMEFDPYDGDGYNYDKMTDIFNNIAIALGKEDKAKQVLDELDQHYVEAKEKLAAAGKENFNFALTQAFTYQNAASLRMFTDNSVVIGTLNKIGLVNDWQPEKLEGYGFSTVGIESLSDVQDSNFIYITQPDDDVFGTAMKDNSVWKELNFVKENRLYQLDSTTWTFGGPISSKVLVDGVVEAITK; the protein is encoded by the coding sequence ATGAAAAAAAGCTTGAACGGACTACTATTATTGTTGGTTTTTGCTCTTACATTAGCAGGATGCGGTTCTGCAAGCACTAGCTCGAACGGATCAGCTGCGGATGCAGGTGAAGGTAATACTTCTGACAACACGCAGACGGAAGCGGCTTCCGGCCCTGTAACCGTTAAGCATAAACGCGGAGAGCTTACGCTGGACAAGCCGGCAGAGCGCGTGGTTACACTGGAATGGACATATACGGAAGATGTGGTTGCACTGGGCGTTCAACCGGTAGGTAATGCAGACAATGCCAACTACAAAGTCTATGTCACTTCCGAAGCAGCCCTGGACGACAGTGTAACGGATATCGGTACACGTAGTGAGCCGAATCTGGAAGCTATTGCTGCTTTGAAGCCAGACCTCATCATTGCCAATGCAGATAATAATACAGCAGTCTACGATCAGCTTAATGCGATTGCACCAACGATGGAATTCGACCCTTACGATGGTGATGGCTATAACTATGACAAAATGACAGATATCTTCAATAACATCGCAATTGCTCTTGGCAAAGAGGACAAAGCGAAACAAGTACTGGATGAACTGGATCAACATTATGTAGAAGCTAAAGAAAAACTGGCTGCTGCCGGTAAAGAGAATTTCAATTTTGCGCTGACACAGGCATTTACGTATCAAAATGCAGCAAGTCTGCGTATGTTCACCGACAACTCGGTTGTTATTGGGACATTGAACAAGATCGGTTTGGTTAACGATTGGCAGCCGGAAAAGCTAGAGGGATATGGTTTCTCCACAGTGGGAATTGAATCCTTGTCTGATGTACAGGACAGTAACTTCATTTATATTACACAGCCAGACGATGACGTTTTTGGCACAGCAATGAAAGATAACTCGGTTTGGAAAGAACTGAATTTCGTGAAGGAAAACCGCTTATATCAACTGGACAGCACAACATGGACATTTGGTGGACCCATCTCCTCCAAAGTGTTGGTTGACGGGGTTGTTGAGGCGATTACCAAATGA
- a CDS encoding collagen-like protein, with protein MKVKPKVIVNAPQGVPGIPGPLGPIGPKGATGAQGIPGPVGLQGIPGIQGPVGPAGAVGAVGPAGPIGPVGPAGPSGLVGPAGPVGPAGATGATGPAGPTGAGISDFLSVFRADPGTGTDTVPGNSPITLTGVLANVGGAFTFVPPSSTITINETGSYFISFSIHNQGDADFNLTVNGTPITPVPFTGNGGGPVSAEVIVTVTTVPTTIQLVNANATPAQLHNNLNTTVTILKLTP; from the coding sequence GTGAAGGTTAAACCTAAAGTTATTGTTAATGCACCGCAAGGCGTACCAGGGATTCCTGGTCCACTAGGACCGATAGGTCCCAAAGGGGCGACTGGTGCTCAAGGGATACCGGGGCCAGTCGGACTGCAAGGGATTCCTGGTATACAAGGACCAGTGGGTCCGGCTGGTGCGGTAGGAGCAGTGGGCCCAGCAGGCCCGATTGGCCCGGTTGGCCCTGCTGGCCCTTCTGGCCTCGTGGGTCCAGCTGGTCCTGTCGGTCCTGCAGGTGCAACTGGAGCAACAGGTCCTGCCGGTCCAACGGGGGCTGGAATTTCCGATTTCCTGAGTGTTTTCCGAGCTGATCCCGGTACAGGTACGGACACCGTTCCAGGAAACTCGCCAATTACGTTGACTGGTGTTTTGGCTAATGTGGGTGGTGCCTTTACCTTCGTGCCGCCATCTTCAACGATAACCATCAATGAAACAGGAAGTTACTTTATCTCTTTCTCCATTCATAATCAGGGCGATGCCGACTTCAATCTCACAGTGAACGGAACGCCCATAACTCCCGTGCCCTTCACGGGTAATGGAGGAGGTCCCGTATCTGCTGAAGTTATCGTTACGGTCACAACGGTTCCGACAACGATTCAACTGGTAAATGCGAATGCAACTCCTGCACAGTTGCATAACAATCTGAATACCACGGTGACTATTCTGAAACTGACTCCTTAA
- the hcp gene encoding hydroxylamine reductase, translating into MFCYQCEQTPSGGCTVVGVCGKNETIASLQDTMIFALKGIAAYATHARQLGYHDPEVDRITHEALYMTLTNSNFNVQEHLDMAMQVGNAAIRIMDVLDRAHTERFGIPQPITVSQNQIEGQCIVVTGHNLYALEELLRQTEGKGINIYTHSEMLPAHGYPALKKYAHLKGNIGKAWYDQRRLFEQFPGAILATTNCVMPIKGTYADRFFSYEVAGLEGVAKIIHDDFTPLIERALSLPAADVKSEQVLTTGYHHATVIGLAPEIIQAVKDGHIRRFFVIAGCDAPGKGGNYYRELATSLPNDTVILTTSCGKFRFNDVDYGTVGDTGIPRYIDLGQCNNSGSTVKIALALADAFGCSVNELPVSIVLSWFEQKAVAILLGLFSLGIQDIRIGPKPPEFISAGVLDVLVDMFGLKLITTAEEDMNAMLALS; encoded by the coding sequence ATGTTTTGTTATCAATGTGAGCAGACACCGAGTGGTGGATGTACGGTAGTTGGGGTCTGTGGTAAAAATGAAACGATAGCTAGTCTGCAGGATACCATGATTTTTGCGTTAAAAGGCATAGCCGCTTATGCGACACATGCACGGCAGCTGGGGTATCATGATCCCGAAGTGGATCGAATAACACATGAGGCCCTATATATGACTTTGACCAATTCCAATTTTAACGTGCAGGAACATCTTGATATGGCCATGCAAGTAGGAAACGCGGCGATCCGAATCATGGATGTGCTGGATCGTGCGCATACGGAGAGATTCGGCATACCGCAGCCCATCACCGTTTCGCAGAATCAGATTGAGGGACAATGTATTGTAGTGACCGGACATAACTTGTATGCGCTGGAAGAGCTCCTTCGCCAGACAGAAGGGAAAGGCATCAACATCTATACTCATTCTGAGATGCTGCCTGCACACGGGTACCCGGCACTTAAGAAATATGCTCATCTGAAAGGCAATATCGGCAAAGCCTGGTATGATCAGCGCAGATTATTTGAACAGTTCCCGGGTGCCATACTCGCGACCACGAACTGTGTCATGCCCATCAAAGGTACATATGCCGACCGATTCTTTTCGTATGAAGTCGCGGGCCTGGAAGGCGTAGCTAAGATTATCCATGATGATTTCACCCCTCTGATTGAACGTGCACTTTCCCTGCCGGCGGCAGACGTTAAGTCTGAGCAGGTGTTAACGACAGGGTACCATCATGCAACGGTGATCGGGCTTGCCCCGGAGATTATTCAGGCAGTCAAAGACGGACATATCCGTCGTTTCTTCGTCATTGCGGGCTGTGATGCACCAGGGAAAGGCGGAAACTATTATCGCGAGCTCGCGACTTCCCTGCCTAACGATACCGTGATTTTAACCACATCATGCGGCAAATTCCGCTTCAATGATGTGGATTACGGTACAGTCGGGGATACAGGGATTCCCCGTTATATCGATTTGGGGCAGTGCAACAACTCCGGTTCTACCGTGAAAATTGCACTGGCTCTCGCGGACGCCTTTGGCTGCTCGGTGAACGAGCTGCCTGTCAGCATTGTCCTGTCCTGGTTTGAGCAAAAAGCGGTGGCGATCCTGCTTGGGCTGTTCAGTCTTGGTATTCAGGACATCCGTATTGGACCGAAACCGCCAGAATTTATCTCGGCTGGGGTATTGGATGTGCTTGTTGACATGTTTGGCTTGAAGCTGATCACAACGGCAGAGGAAGATATGAATGCCATGTTGGCGTTGTCATAA
- a CDS encoding TetR/AcrR family transcriptional regulator, with protein sequence MHKSASESDTDRRIYKSKQALKASLLEWMSRKPLESITITDIVKSADLNRSTFYKHYVYKEDLLREILTDVIHDLIAAYRAPYEHYHDFEIKDLSASAIKIFDHVLVNSSFYTLLVHSHMPMGFRDTLYETLITLYLQDVTDISPDPRIDKELLACYQANAVLGLITGWVQSNFKYSSTYMAEQLLEFTRMNRSNEVYRSNLAPGHVHKLGLPI encoded by the coding sequence ATGCATAAATCTGCATCCGAATCAGACACAGATCGAAGAATTTACAAATCCAAACAGGCGCTGAAGGCTTCCCTTCTGGAATGGATGTCACGCAAACCGCTGGAGAGCATTACCATCACCGATATTGTCAAATCGGCCGATTTGAATCGCAGTACATTTTACAAACATTATGTATACAAAGAAGACTTGCTGCGTGAAATTTTGACCGATGTGATCCATGACCTGATAGCCGCTTACCGAGCTCCTTATGAGCATTACCATGATTTTGAGATCAAGGATTTGAGTGCTTCAGCCATCAAAATCTTCGACCATGTTCTTGTCAATTCCAGCTTTTATACCCTGCTTGTTCATTCCCATATGCCTATGGGATTTCGGGATACTCTCTATGAAACGCTCATTACCCTGTACCTGCAGGACGTAACGGATATATCTCCGGATCCCAGGATCGACAAGGAACTCCTTGCCTGCTATCAGGCTAATGCCGTTCTGGGTCTTATTACGGGCTGGGTACAGAGCAACTTCAAATACAGTTCCACTTACATGGCAGAGCAGCTATTGGAATTTACTCGTATGAATCGCTCGAATGAGGTTTATCGCTCGAATCTGGCCCCGGGCCACGTTCATAAACTAGGCCTGCCCATATAA
- a CDS encoding PTS transporter subunit EIIC, which produces MNDRQFEEILKLAGGKENIRQVTREEQATVLVLEDNSKVDMSVPIATDLEVTVRITGAECRLTIRDEFSYYHLLLGDIGARESMHNHPKREEKLLNRKSFLVLPFISDVFRPIMPAILGAAVFKIVLAIITLISAYGFSEPSSFLQSQTFMILKSIGESAFYLLPVLAAISTARQLKSNIYVAAAISGLMFYPQMSYLLSGQEEVHFMGVPMVSQAAFFSATLWMIITISAASYVERAVERFSPKMLQGILAPALTLGILVPLVLLVLGPLGSWIDKRMPAAVDSLLTDAPVLAVMLLGATFALMLFAGLHYWLVPLMLNELMTNGFSVIIPAMFVAFTAQAGAALAAGLRSRQPEFRKLAFWATGTALLGIPEPAIYAVNMRRRASFYAALIGGAIGGLYFGIVSVKSFALSDSAGLLQIPAFMEDGTLNVIHACVGLVVAFVVSGALTYWLTGRSTNNKHV; this is translated from the coding sequence ATGAATGACAGGCAATTCGAAGAGATATTGAAACTTGCAGGTGGAAAGGAAAACATAAGACAGGTCACGCGGGAAGAGCAGGCAACGGTACTTGTTCTGGAAGATAACAGTAAAGTAGATATGTCAGTCCCTATTGCTACCGATCTTGAAGTAACAGTTCGGATAACAGGTGCAGAATGTCGCTTGACGATTCGTGATGAATTCTCCTATTATCACCTTCTGTTAGGGGACATAGGCGCTAGAGAGAGCATGCACAATCATCCTAAACGGGAAGAGAAGCTTTTAAACCGAAAGTCATTTTTGGTATTACCGTTTATATCCGATGTGTTTAGACCCATAATGCCTGCCATTCTGGGAGCAGCAGTCTTCAAGATTGTGCTTGCGATCATAACACTGATTAGTGCATACGGTTTTTCGGAACCCTCATCCTTCCTACAAAGTCAGACATTTATGATATTGAAATCCATTGGGGAAAGCGCCTTTTATTTGCTGCCGGTATTGGCAGCTATCAGTACTGCTCGGCAGTTAAAGAGTAATATCTACGTTGCAGCAGCTATCAGTGGATTGATGTTTTACCCTCAAATGAGTTATTTACTGTCAGGTCAAGAAGAAGTTCATTTTATGGGTGTGCCGATGGTGTCGCAGGCAGCCTTTTTCTCAGCGACTCTCTGGATGATTATAACGATCTCTGCGGCGTCTTATGTAGAAAGGGCAGTTGAACGATTCAGTCCTAAGATGCTGCAAGGAATTCTGGCTCCGGCATTAACACTTGGAATTCTGGTCCCACTGGTCCTGCTGGTGCTGGGCCCACTAGGTTCGTGGATTGACAAGCGGATGCCCGCTGCCGTCGATTCCTTGCTCACGGATGCACCTGTCCTGGCTGTGATGCTGCTGGGAGCGACATTTGCATTAATGCTGTTTGCTGGATTGCATTATTGGCTCGTTCCCTTAATGCTTAATGAGCTGATGACCAACGGATTCTCCGTGATCATTCCTGCGATGTTTGTTGCGTTTACTGCTCAAGCGGGGGCTGCACTGGCTGCGGGACTGCGCAGCAGACAGCCCGAGTTCAGAAAGCTCGCATTCTGGGCAACAGGAACTGCTCTACTGGGCATTCCCGAGCCTGCGATCTATGCCGTCAATATGAGAAGGAGAGCTTCTTTTTATGCAGCGCTTATCGGTGGCGCTATAGGCGGACTTTATTTCGGCATCGTGTCCGTAAAATCTTTCGCTTTAAGCGATTCAGCAGGCCTGCTTCAAATCCCTGCATTCATGGAAGATGGTACGCTGAATGTGATCCATGCGTGTGTCGGCCTGGTTGTAGCCTTTGTTGTCTCAGGTGCACTCACATACTGGCTGACGGGTAGGTCAACGAATAACAAACATGTATAA
- a CDS encoding isoprenyl transferase, translating to MKWLRVHKKDHDIRKTIDWNGQLPKHIAIMMDGNGRWATRRGLPRSAGHYAGMQTMRETISMCHRNGIASLTLYAFSTENWKRPKEEVDYIISLVVEFVQDTTVQELNQHGIKVNFIGDISKFPPETQEAMRKVVELTQANSGMTVYFAMNYGGKSDIVQAVKLCIEENKNVPDISEQDLEKFLYTGQNPAPDLLIRTSGEKRLSNFLLWQVAYAELWFTDVMWPDFSEPLLYEAILDYQQRKLRALEV from the coding sequence TTGAAGTGGCTCCGTGTACATAAGAAAGACCATGATATCAGGAAAACCATAGACTGGAATGGTCAACTCCCTAAACATATTGCGATTATGATGGATGGAAATGGGCGCTGGGCCACGAGAAGAGGACTCCCTAGAAGTGCGGGACATTATGCGGGCATGCAGACGATGCGCGAAACGATAAGCATGTGCCACCGAAACGGGATCGCCTCTCTCACCCTCTATGCGTTTTCTACGGAAAATTGGAAAAGACCGAAAGAGGAAGTAGACTATATCATTAGTCTGGTCGTCGAATTTGTACAAGATACTACCGTTCAGGAATTGAATCAACATGGTATTAAGGTCAATTTCATTGGTGATATATCCAAATTCCCTCCTGAAACACAGGAGGCCATGCGCAAAGTAGTTGAACTAACCCAGGCCAATAGCGGAATGACCGTATACTTCGCCATGAACTATGGCGGGAAAAGCGATATTGTTCAAGCCGTTAAATTATGTATTGAAGAAAACAAAAACGTGCCGGACATCTCCGAGCAGGACCTTGAGAAGTTTCTATATACCGGGCAAAATCCGGCACCTGATCTATTGATTCGGACTAGTGGGGAGAAACGGCTGAGCAATTTCTTATTATGGCAGGTTGCCTACGCTGAGCTGTGGTTTACGGATGTCATGTGGCCGGACTTTAGCGAGCCATTGCTCTATGAAGCCATTTTGGATTACCAACAGCGCAAGTTGCGGGCGTTAGAGGTTTAG
- a CDS encoding cation-translocating P-type ATPase codes for MQYYRHSAEETLQALDSSPKGLTASEAAKRLETEGYNELKGKNATPVWKLFLENFKDPMVIVLLIAAGVQVVLGHLIESLIIFLVILLNAVISVVQTKKAESSLDALKQMSAPEAKVIRDGEKKTIPARELVPGDIVLLDAGDYVPADGRILESGSLRINEGMLTGESEAAEKHADAIPEEAPIGDRRNMAFSGSLVVYGRGTLVITGTALKTEIGKIAELIENAEAKETPLQRKLEAFSKKLGFFILGLSILIFAIEAGRVWLTEGTDNLGPSIINALMFAVAVAVAAIPEALSSIVTIVLSLGTNKMAKQHAIIRRLPAVEALGSASIICTDKTGTLTQNKMTVVDYYIPHGTKEEFPDDPDQWSEEERRLLHIAVLCNDSNINQEGKELGDPTEVALIAFSNRVNKDYNEIRDQFPREAELPFDSDRKLMSTVHTFEGQTALLTKGGPDVLFSRCTHVFMNGEVQPLTAEIRTQFEEKNEAFSKRAFRVLAYAYKKFDDKKQVTPEDEYDLTLVGLTAMIDPPREAVYGSIEESMKAGIRTIMITGDHKTTAQAIGRDIGLAGPDDLAITGAELDKMSDEELDRQLEHISVYARVSPENKIRIVRAWQRKGKIAAMTGDGVNDAPALKQADIGVAMGSGTDVAKDAAAMILTDDNFVSIVNAVSVGRMVFDNIKKAIAYLFAGNLGAIIAILFALIVGWVNPFTALQLLFINLVNDSLPAIALGTEKAEPDVMRRKPRDINEGIFAGGTLQAVITRGVLIGAAVIVSQYIGLGISEEMSVAMAFTTLILARSLQTFAARSNTQTIFQVGFTTNKFVLGSILVCLCLYGITLIPGIRGIFAIPDAFGWNEFLIAGGLALLAVILMDVIKWIRNRGKAVSVS; via the coding sequence TTGCAATACTATAGGCACAGTGCTGAGGAGACCCTTCAAGCGTTGGATAGTTCCCCGAAGGGGCTTACGGCCTCCGAAGCTGCAAAAAGACTTGAGACAGAGGGATATAACGAGTTAAAAGGCAAAAATGCAACACCTGTCTGGAAACTGTTTCTTGAAAATTTTAAAGACCCCATGGTCATCGTGCTGCTCATTGCAGCAGGTGTACAGGTTGTACTTGGACATCTCATTGAATCGCTGATTATCTTTTTGGTCATCCTGTTGAATGCAGTAATCAGTGTCGTGCAGACCAAAAAAGCGGAAAGCTCACTCGATGCTTTAAAACAAATGTCTGCTCCGGAAGCCAAAGTGATTCGTGACGGCGAGAAAAAGACCATCCCGGCCAGGGAACTCGTTCCTGGCGATATCGTTTTATTGGATGCGGGAGATTATGTCCCGGCAGACGGTCGCATCCTGGAATCCGGAAGCCTGAGAATCAATGAGGGCATGCTGACCGGAGAATCGGAAGCAGCCGAAAAACATGCTGATGCCATTCCGGAAGAAGCTCCCATCGGTGATCGCCGCAACATGGCCTTCAGCGGCTCGCTGGTCGTCTATGGGCGGGGAACTCTGGTAATAACTGGCACCGCGTTAAAAACCGAGATCGGCAAGATTGCCGAATTGATTGAAAACGCCGAAGCCAAAGAAACTCCGTTACAGCGCAAATTGGAAGCCTTCAGCAAGAAACTCGGCTTTTTCATCCTCGGGCTGTCCATTCTTATTTTCGCCATTGAGGCAGGACGTGTCTGGTTAACAGAAGGCACGGACAATCTGGGTCCTTCGATCATCAATGCGCTGATGTTTGCCGTTGCTGTCGCCGTCGCCGCCATTCCCGAAGCTCTCTCTTCCATCGTGACGATTGTATTGTCGCTGGGAACGAATAAGATGGCCAAGCAGCACGCGATCATTCGCCGTCTTCCTGCCGTGGAAGCACTCGGTTCAGCCAGCATTATCTGTACAGACAAAACAGGGACGCTTACCCAAAACAAGATGACGGTTGTGGATTATTACATCCCCCATGGCACCAAAGAGGAATTCCCGGACGATCCTGATCAGTGGTCTGAAGAGGAAAGACGGTTGTTACATATTGCAGTGCTCTGCAATGATTCGAATATTAATCAGGAAGGCAAAGAGCTGGGCGATCCGACCGAGGTGGCCCTCATTGCCTTCAGTAATCGTGTGAACAAGGACTACAACGAAATCCGGGACCAGTTCCCACGGGAAGCGGAGCTTCCTTTTGACTCGGATCGGAAACTGATGAGCACGGTACATACCTTCGAAGGACAAACGGCCTTGCTAACCAAAGGTGGTCCGGATGTGCTATTCAGCAGGTGTACTCATGTGTTCATGAACGGAGAGGTTCAGCCGCTTACAGCTGAGATTCGCACACAATTCGAAGAGAAAAACGAAGCCTTCTCCAAACGCGCCTTCCGTGTACTGGCTTATGCTTACAAAAAATTCGATGACAAAAAGCAGGTCACACCCGAAGACGAATATGATCTGACGCTTGTTGGACTGACAGCCATGATTGATCCACCGCGTGAAGCCGTGTACGGCTCCATTGAAGAGTCCATGAAGGCTGGTATCCGTACCATCATGATCACAGGGGATCACAAAACGACAGCCCAAGCCATTGGACGGGATATTGGACTTGCAGGCCCGGATGATCTGGCCATTACCGGCGCGGAGCTCGACAAAATGTCGGATGAAGAGCTGGATCGCCAGCTCGAACACATTTCGGTCTATGCACGGGTATCCCCTGAAAACAAAATCCGCATTGTGCGCGCATGGCAGCGCAAAGGCAAAATTGCCGCCATGACCGGAGACGGCGTCAATGATGCACCCGCTCTCAAACAGGCCGACATCGGCGTAGCCATGGGCAGTGGTACCGATGTCGCCAAGGATGCGGCTGCCATGATTCTGACGGATGATAACTTTGTATCCATCGTTAACGCCGTCAGTGTCGGGCGTATGGTATTTGATAATATCAAAAAAGCCATTGCTTACCTGTTTGCGGGTAACCTTGGGGCCATTATCGCCATATTGTTCGCACTTATAGTTGGATGGGTGAACCCGTTTACGGCCCTGCAGCTTCTCTTCATCAATCTGGTCAACGACTCCCTGCCTGCCATTGCACTCGGGACGGAAAAGGCGGAACCGGATGTGATGCGGCGCAAACCGCGTGATATTAATGAAGGCATCTTTGCCGGCGGTACGCTTCAAGCCGTGATTACACGAGGTGTATTGATCGGTGCGGCTGTTATTGTGTCCCAGTATATCGGGCTTGGCATCTCGGAAGAAATGAGCGTAGCGATGGCCTTTACGACCCTGATTCTTGCACGGAGTCTGCAAACATTTGCAGCCCGTTCCAACACACAGACCATCTTCCAGGTGGGCTTCACGACGAATAAATTTGTGCTTGGTTCGATCCTGGTGTGTCTCTGTCTCTACGGAATCACATTGATTCCGGGTATACGCGGCATCTTCGCCATTC